A section of the Triticum dicoccoides isolate Atlit2015 ecotype Zavitan chromosome 7A, WEW_v2.0, whole genome shotgun sequence genome encodes:
- the LOC119330529 gene encoding probable galacturonosyltransferase 9 → MAGGRPFRPSAPRRAAFAALLTLLLLASLAFLLSSAPAAASSRSSSASSPPSRLAAIRRHAADHAAVLAAYAAHARKLKEASAAQSLSFSALSSDLSALSSRLASRGPLPEEARRPLEKEARDRIKHARLLAADSKEGFDTQSKIQKLSDTVFAVGEQLARSRRAGRMSSRIAAGSTPKSLHCLAMRLLEARLAKPSAFADDPDPSPAFEDPSLYHYAIFSDNVLAVSVVIASATRAAADPSRHVFHVVTAPMYLPAFRVWFARRPPPLGVHVQLIAYSDFPFLNASSSPVFRQIEAGKRDVTLVDYLRFYLPDMFPALQRVVLLEDDVVVQKDLAALWHVDLDGKVNGAVEMCFGGFRRYRKYLNFTQAIVRDRFSPSACAWEYGVNVFDLEAWRRDGCTELFHQYMELNVDGALWDPTSVLPAGLMTFYGNTKPLDKSWHVMGLGYNPSISPEVIRGAAVIHFNGNMKPWLDVAFNQYKSLWTKHVDTEMEFLTLCNFGL, encoded by the exons ATGGCCGGCGGCCGCCCGTTCCGGCcgtccgcgccgcgccgcgccgcgttcGCCGCCCTGCTGACGCTCCTCCTCCTGGCGTCCCTCGCATTCCTCCTCTcctccgcccccgccgccgcctcctcccgctcaTCCTCGGCATCGTCCCCGCCGTCCCGCCTCGCCGCCATCCGCCGCCACGCCGCGGACCACGCGGCCGTCCTGGCCGCCTACGCCGCCCACGCGCGCAAGCTCAAGGAGGCCTCGGCCGCGCAGTCGCTCTCCTTCTCCGCCCTCTCCTCCGACCTCTCCGCGCTCTCCTCCCGcctcgcctcccgaggcccccTCCCGGAGGAGGCCCGCAGGCCCCTCGAGAAGGAGGCCCGCGACCGCATCAAGCacgcccgcctcctcgccgccgactcaAAGGAGGGGTTCGACACGCAGTCCAAGATCCAGAAGCTCTCCGACACCGTCTTCGCCGTCGGCGAGCAGCTCGCCCGCTCCCGCCGCGCCGGCCGCATGTCCTCCCGCATCGCCGCCGGCTCCACGCCCAAGTCCCTGCATTGCCTCGCCATGCGCCTCCTCGAGGCCCGCCTCGCCAAGCCCTCCGCCTTCGCCGACGACCCCGACCCGTCCCCCGCGTTCGAGGACCCCTCGCTCTACCACTACGCCATCTTCTCCGACAACGTCCTCGCCGTCTCCGTCGTGATTGCCTCCGCGACGCGCGCCGCCGCTGACCCCTCGCGCCACGTCTTCCACGTGGTCACCGCGCCCATGTACCTGCCTGCATTCCGCGTCTGGTtcgcgcgccgcccgccgccgcttggCGTGCACGTCCAGCTCATCGCCTACTCCGACTTCCCGTTCCTCAACGCCTCATCCTCGCCGGTGTTCAGGCAGATTGAGGCCGGCAAGAGGGACGTGACGTTGGTCGATTACCTGAGATTCTACCTCCCGGACATGTTCCCGGCGCTGCAGAGGGTAGTGCTCTTGGAAGATGATGTGGTGGTGCAGAAGGATTTGGCGGCCCTTTGGCATGTCGACTTGGATGGGAAGGTGAATGGCGCCGTGGAGATGTGCTTCGGGGGGTTCAGGAGGTACAGGAAGTATCTCAACTTCACGCAGGCCATAGTGCGTGACAGGTTTAGTCCCAGTGCCTGTGCGTGGGAGTATGGGGTCAATGTGTTTGATCTCGAGGCATGGCGACGGGATGGCTGCACCGAGCTGTTTCATCAATACATGGAGCTG AATGTGGATGGTGCACTCTGGGATCCGACATCTGTTCTACCAGCAGGGCTGATGACATTCTATGGCAATACCAAGCCACTTGATAAGTCATGGCATGTGATGGGTCTTGGATATAATCCAAGCATCAGCCCTGAGGTTATCCGTGGTGCTGCAGTGATACACTTTAATGGAAATATGAAGCCATGGCTTGATGTTGCTTTCAACCAGTACAAGTCTCTGTGGACCAAGCATGTAGACACTGAAATGGAGTTCCTGACACTATGTAACTTTGGTCTCTGA